The following are from one region of the Vitis riparia cultivar Riparia Gloire de Montpellier isolate 1030 chromosome 14, EGFV_Vit.rip_1.0, whole genome shotgun sequence genome:
- the LOC117930523 gene encoding uncharacterized protein LOC117930523, with translation MIDIPTDATVRPLLIELRSAPAYCCLIDDTELDDGLPWYHGIYHFLRLDVYLEAATTKDKRALRQLATRFMICGETLYRRSADGILLLCLDHASADRVMREVHEGVCEPHMGGHMLTRKIMRTDYF, from the coding sequence atgattgatattcctACTGATGCCACTGTTCGTCCTTTATTGATCGAGTTAAGATCTGCTCCTGCATACTGTTGTCTGATCGACGATACAGAGTTAGATGATGGTTTGCCATGGTATCATGGCATATATCACTTTCTGAGACTTGACGTATATCTTGAGGCCGCCACGACCAAGgataagagagcattgagacagctGGCTACCCGATTCATGATTTGTGGCGAGACGTTGTACAGACGATCAGCTGATGGGATATTGCTATTGTGTTTGGACCATGCTTCTGCCGATCGAGttatgagagaggttcatgagGGAGTCTGCGaaccacatatgggaggacatatgttgacccgtaagatcatgaggactgaCTATTTCTAG